Below is a window of Cytophaga hutchinsonii ATCC 33406 DNA.
ATAAAATGTTAACAGCGTATGTGTCATTAAAAATTAAACACATCGTATCTTATTCTTCAACCTTTAAATGAATTAATGTTATGATCCGTAAAGCAAATGCCGTATGGCAAGGAACAGGTAAAGAAGGCAGCGGTACGCTTACTTCACCAAGTACTGTATTAAATAACACACCGTATTCCTTCAAAACCCGTTTTGAAAATGAAGATGGCAAAGCAGGTACCAACCCCGAAGAACTAATTGCAGCGGCACATGCAGGCTGCTTCACAATGGCGTTGAGCTTTCAATTATCGGGAGCCAATTTTACACCAACAAAACTGGCTACCGAAGCAAGCATCACAATGGTTCAGGAAAACGGTGGATTCAAATTCAAATCGATTCACCTGCATTTAGAGGCGACTGTACCAAACATCAGTGAAGAACAGTTTAAAGAACTTGCAGATATTGCAAAGAAAAACTGCCCGGTTAGCCAGGCTTTGTCTGCGGTTGAAATTACGCTTTCCTCGAACTTAGTAAAGTAATCAACGCATACAATGCGTCATTCTTTTGTAAGCAGGGCTGCACTATTGCAGTCCTGCTTTTTTTTTGCCGTAATGACCAATCCGGTTATGTTTTAGTTGTATTCTTTTTACTGGCTTACTAACTTAAATGCATATCGGGAACAATAATTTTAATCGATTTTTAGTTATTACTTTTAAAATAACCAATCTAAAAAATCATGAAATATCTTTTCTTCTTTTCTCTGAATATCTTTTTATTCACACACGCATTTTCTCAGGATTACAAATTTGAAGCAGGTATACAAGGAGGCCCCAACCTGAGTTATTTCAGCTATAAAAATTCATTTATTCAGAATGCCCGAAAACCAACAGACATACAATTTTCTGCAGGACTTTTTTTCCAATACAACCTCAGTGAAAACTTTTCTTTGCGCATTGACCCAACGTTTGATCGTAAAGGATATCAATATAAAGATATAACCTTTACCGATAATTCTGGTAATATACTTGGTACCGGTAAACTATACGGTCACCTGGATTACATAACCATACCTGTATTATTTAAAGCCAGTGTAGGTAATAAAGTAAAATATTTTGTTAATGCCGGTCCTTCCATAGGATTACTGTTATCAGAAACATTTATATATGACAATCCGTATGGAAATGGAAATCAAAAAACACATAATACGAACCAATATAAAAAAGCTGATGCAGGTATTACAGCAGGCCTGGGTATTGCTATACCGTTAGGTAATGCTATTGCACTTTCGTTCGAAGTTCGAAATAACGTAGGCCTAACCAACATCAACAAAAATTCGAATGCTAATTCAGCCATTCATGCAAATACAACCAGTATGTTAGTTGGTGTAGCCTATAAATTCGGATCTAACTGATTTTGACATATACACACTTTACGTTTTCTGAAAACATAGCTGTAACCCATGAACCAATCATGGGTTACTTTTTTGATTCGATACATATCAATTGTAACGAATAAATACTTTACAGAAATGTAACATAAAATCTATCAACAACCTCCAACATATATTACGTAGTCACGTATATATACCTCGGCCTAAGAGTAAAAACGATCGTAAGGATATAATTTTCCCCATTATAACTATTACTTTTTCAACATAAGAATACCGGCCTGTATTCATAAAAAATAACTAAATTACAACCATGGAATTACTGGATAATCTAGATCCTTTGTTAAGGATATTTTGGTACATAGCGATACCTACTAGTTTAATTTTTATCATTCAAACCATCATGACCTTTTTCGGTTCTGATGCAACAGATGGACTTGACGCTGATTTTGACGGAGACCTTGAAAGCGGAGATTCTACGTTTCAGCTGTTTTCCTTCAGAAACTTAATAAATTTCTTATTGGGTTTCAGCTGGACAGGCATATCGTTTTACAACAGCATCAATCCGATGCTGCTTATCTTTCTTTCCATTGCAATTGGCTCGCTATTTGTTTACATGTTCTTTGCAATTATCCGCGAACTTCAAAAATTAGCGGAAGATAATTCCTTTGACTATGTAGAAACAATTAATAAATCAGCGGATGTATACCTGACTATTCCTGCCAATAAAACGGGTAAAGGAAAAATCCTGGTAAGCATACGCGGTTCTATGCGTGAGCTGGATGCCATGACTGAAAATGAAAACAGAATCCCATCCGGAGCAGTGGTAAAAATTGTACGGATTTTAAATGAGAATATTTTATTAGTAGAAACCCTTTAACTTTTATTAACCCCAATTAACCATGACCCAGTTTATTATTATTGTTGTTGTTGCCGTCGTTGTCGGTTTTGTATTAATATCCTCCTTACTATCGCGCTACAAACGTTGTCCTTCAGATAAAATACTTGTTATTTACGGACGTACCGGCGGTTCTTCTGCGAAGTGTGTACACGGTGGTGGTGCCTTTATCTGGCCCGTTATTCAGGATTATGCTTTTTTAGATTTAAAACCATTATCGATTGAAGCGAATTTAACGAATGCATTAAGCCGCCAGAACATCCGTGTGGATGTACCTTGCCGCTTTACGATTGCAATCTCTACCGAAGCAGATACCATGAATACGGCTGCTGAAAGATTATTAGGATTATCACACGAAAACATTCAGGAATTGGCGAAAGATATTTTGTTCGGTCAGTTACGTTTGGTTATTGCAACCATGACAATTGAAGAGATCAACTCAGACCGTGATAAATTTTTAGAAAACATTTCTAAAAACGTAGACAGCGAATTGAAAAAAATCGGTTTGAAACTGATTAACGTAAACGTAACCGATATCAAAGATGAATCTGGTTACATTGCTGCTTTAGGTAAAGAAGCTGCTGCGAAAGCGATCAACGAAGCGAAAGTAAGTGTTGCCGAGCAGGAGAAAATAGGTGAAACGGGTAAGGCATTAGCGGATAGAGAAAAAGATACACAGATTGCTGAAACGCACAGAGACCGTGATGTTAAGATCGCAATTACACAAAAAGACAGAGAGATCAGTATTGCGTCTGCTGAAAAAGATGAAGCAATTGGTAAAGCAGAAGCACAACGCGATACCCGTGTAAAAACATCTGAAGCAAACGCGATCGCGATTAAAGGGGAAAATGAAGCAAAAATTTCGATTGCAAATTCTGAAGCCCTTCGTAGAGAAAAAGAAGCAGAATCTTTACGTATAGCCATTACCGCTGAAAAAGTTCAACAGGCAAAGGCGTTGGAAGAAGCATACGTGGCAGAACAAAGAGCCGAATTAGCGCGTTCGGAAAGAGAACGTTCCACACAGATCGCCAACATTGTTATTCCGGCAGAGATCGCTAAACAACGTGCAATCATTGAAGCGCAGGCAGAAGCGGAACGTATCAGAGAAAATGCAAAAGGTGAAGCCGATGCGATTTATGCAAAGATGGAAGCAGAAGCAAAAGGTTTGTATGAAATATTAACCAAACAGGCACAAGGTTACAAAGACGTTGTTGCTGCTGCGGGTGGAGATCCGACAAAAGCATTCCAGCTATTGTTAATTGAAAAACTTCCTGAATTAGTGAAAACACAGGTTGAAGCAGTTAAAAATATTAAAATTGACAAGATCACTGTTTGGGATTCCGGCAATGGAAATTCAGACAATGGTAACTCTTCTACGGCAAACTTTGTTTCCGGCATGATGAAAACTGTACCTCCGTTGAATGACTTGTTCAACATGGCCGGTCTTAACTTACCAACGTATTTAAAAGGAGAAGATACACCTAAAGACATTACTCCGTTAGAGCCTGGTGATGGTGCTAAAAAATAAAAATTTGCTCTGTATAAGTAAGTATTAAAAAAAAATCGTACTATTAAAGAGGGGCTGCTTACAGTCCCTCTTTTCTTTTATATCAAGCATTCTTAATGAATACCATGACTGCAAAACATTCTGAACCTGTTGGTTTTACATCCAACCCAGACTTAGCAACTATCCCCCTGCCTTTTGAATGGAAGGGAACGCCGCTGGATGCTAAGGGCAGATTTTTAAACCATGAATTTACATTCATCAATTCATTGAAAGCTTTATGGAAATGGCAAACAATGATCAATCCCCAAAAAGAGGAAAAGAAAAAAGATACCTGGAGATTAGCCTGTAAAACGGATAGTGATTTCCTGACATCTGAATCAGATTGTATCGTATGGCTGGGTCATGCATCTTTTTTCATACGTCTTGCAGGCATTACTTTACTCATAGATCCTGTGTTGTTTGATGTATCGCTGATCAAACGCAAATGTGCATTTCCGGTAGATCCGAATACCTTAAAAAATATCGATTACATTCTGGTATCGCATGATCACCGTGACCACTGCGATAAAAAAAGTCTGGAGCTGCTTGCTAAAAACAACCCGACTGCAACCTATTTAACCGGATTGAAAGTAGATGCTGTGATCAAAAAAATAACCGGCAGCACCTGCATACAAGCCGCAGGCTGGTACCAGCAATACAATATCGTACCTGAAATTAAGATCACCTATGTACCAAGCAGGCACTGGGGCAGACGCTATTTAACCGATACCAATGTACGGCTGTGGGGCGGATATGTAATAGAAGCTGCGGGCAAAACGATTTACTTTGGCGGCGACAGCGGCTATGGAAGTCATTTTGCAGATATCGGAAAAATCTTTCCGTTTATTGATTACGCCATGATTGGTATTGGTGCGTACAAACCTGAATTCTTTATGGCGCAAAGCCACCTCTCACCTATTGACGGCATTAAAGCTTTTGAAGATACTAAAGCAAAATATCTCATTCCGATGCATTACGGAACATTCGACCTTGCCGATGAACCGCTAAGTGATCCGATACAAGTGTTGAAAAAAGCACAGCAACAAAAACAGCTATCCGGTGAAATCTTATATTTGTGTGTAGGTGAAATAAGAAGCCTTGAATCTTCGCATCATACGAAATAATTAATGAAACAGGAGCTGGCTTTATTTATAAAAAAAATTATTGACCTGCCTGCAGCAGAAGAAAAAAAACTGCTGGCGATCACACGTGTTTATAAGGTACCTAAAGGCGATTTTTATATTCAGATTGGGCAAATACCTAAGAAATTTGCCTTTGTTGCCAAAGGGCTTTTCCGGTATGTATACATTGACAGCAAAGGAAATGAATTTACAAAAAACTTTGTCCCTGAAAATAATTTTGCGTTGGCTTATTCTTCAATGATTCGGCATGAAGTTTCTAAAATGGCTATAGAGGCGTTGGAAGATTCTATTATCTGCGAGATTGATTATACAGATTGGCTTACGCTTAAAAAAGGAAATGCGTGCTGGAATATATTTTTAATTACAATACTGGAAAACGCATTTACAATAAAAGAAAACCGTGAACGCGACCTGTTGCTTTTAGATGCAGAGCAGCGTTATGAAACATTCAGACAGGAATTCCCCGCACTTGAAACACGTGTAAAACAACACCTCATTGCTTCTTACCTGGGTATATCTCCTGTTTCTTTAAGCAGAATACGAAAAAAGCGAACTTAACATAGGTTAATGTTTTTGATTGAGAAAGATTTTTTCTTTACGGAAAAATAAATCAATTCAATTATGTTAACAGGAAATACAATTGTTATTACCGGAGGAAGTTCCGGTGTGGGTCTTGAACTTGCAAGACAACTTATTGCACAAAAAAACACCGTTATTATTTGCGGAAGGTCTGCACAAAAATTAGCAGATGCAGCGAACCAGACCCCTTGGCTGGTAACATATACCTGCAACATCGCCGACAGTATTTCATGCCAGCACTTTTACAACTGGATAAAAAATAATTATCCTGCATGCAATATACTGATCAACAATGCAGCAATTGCCTACACGACAGATTTTTTAAAAGATGAACAGGCAATTGATAAAGCCAATGAGGAATTTCAAACCAATGTTTTAGCACCCATCCGTTTAACAAAACTCTTTTCGCCCTTGCTCTTACAAAATGAACATCCTGCATTAATTAATATTTCAACAGGTTTGATCTATGCTCCTAAAGCAGGGTACCCCTTTTATACTGCGACAAAAGCTGCCTTACATATCTTTACACAAACCCTTCGCATGCAAACTGCTGCAAGTCCGTTAAAAATTATTGAAGCGCTCCTGCCTGTTGTTGATACACCCTGGCATAAAGGACGTGTACCAAAATCTGCTATTTCAGCTACACAGGCGGCGGCAAAAATTCTATCCGGAATAGATAAAGGGCAGAATGAAATTCGCGTTTCTAAAGTAGCTTTATTATATTGGGTCGCACGTATTTCACCTAAATGGGCCATAACGATTATTAACCGATTATAGAATCATTGTCTTTCAGCATATGAAATTGTGTATGCATGCACATTAAAAAAACAGAAACAGCTATCAGCTATGTCAGCTTCCATTGATCCGTTAAAAAAACTTGTTACATCTATCCATCCTTTTACTGATACAGAATGGGAACAGTTTGCGTCTTTGTGGAAACCATTTGAAGCGCGGAGAAAGGAACAATTAACCATACCGGGTCAAACAGAAAAATATTTATACTTTGTAACGGAGGGTGTACAGCGTGTATTTTATTTTGATGATGAAAACAGAGAAGCTACGCTGGTATTTACCTATGCCCCTTCCTTTGGTGGTGTGCTGGATTCCATGATTCACGAAACACCATCAAAGTATTATTATGAAACACTTACCCCATCGGCCTTTCTGCGCGCACCATTTGCTGAGATAGAAACACTCAGCAAAGAAATTAGAGGTATTGAGCTGCTACTCCGCAAAGGCGTTGTACAGGCATTAGCTGGTGTGCTGGAACGCCTGGTTGAAGTACAGTCTTTTTCTTCAGAAGAACGTTTTAAAAAACTTTTGCAAAGAAGTCCGCATATATTGCAGCTTGTTCCGCATAAATACCTGGCGAACTATCTGGGTATTGACCCGACAAACTTCAGTAAACTCATCAATAAAGTTAAAATCTGAAATATTGGTAAATACCAATATTTCAGATTCAACATAGATGCAATTTTGTTTCATACAAAACCAACACTTATGAAAACAACGATACTTCTGCCCCTTGCATCAAAAGGCTTTATACTTTTTTCAGCACTGAGTTTATTAACGTTAAGCATTCTTGCCTTTAATGATCCGCAGGCTGTCATGGATCTGGTACAGGTAAACCTGCCTAATACAGATGCGTATAGTTCAATACGCGGTGTTTATGGCGGCGTAGGGTTAACGATCTGCATAAGCCTGTTATACCTGCTTAGAAGAGATGTACAACTGGGCCTGGCTTTTCTCTCCTTGTTATGGGGTCTGTACGCACTCTCCCGGATCATCACCATACAGATTGAAGGTTCCTTAGGAAATTTCGGCTCTCAGTGGCTCGTGATTGAAAGTGTGCTCTTCGTTATCGGTTTTACGCTGTATCTGCTTAATAAAATTCATACACGCAATGCCTGAGTTTATGAAACCAATTCATTCAGTAATACTTATCCAGAATCTGCAAGCGCGTATTGAAACGTGTGCAGAGATGGCTGTTAACGTCTTTCAAAATCTGAATACGGCTTCACTCCTTTGTCCTTCAAATACAGGCGGCTGGAGTATTGTGCAGTGTCTGGATCACTTGAACAGCTATGGAGATTATTACCTGCCGCATATCCAAAAAGCATTCGATACGCATATGCCCGGAAAACCTGCAGAAGATGTTAAAAGCAGCTGGCTCGGAAATTATTTCACACAACTGATGCTTCCGGATTCAGGTAAAAAATACAAGGCGTTTAAAAAACATATCCCTAAACCACGATTGGATTCGGCTGCTGTTGTAGCCACCTTTATTGAACAGCAGGAAATACTGCTGACGTATCTGGAAAAGGCAAAAAAATATGATATGAATACCATCCGGATTTCAATTTCTATTGCGCCTTTTATTAAATTAAAACTTGGGGATGTATTTCAATTCCTTGTTGCACATACGGAACGGCATGTGCAACAAGCTCAACGGAATGTGCCCATTTATGAGTAAATGCATTATTACACCATGGTTAACCATGGGCAGACATATAAAGTACAAAAGAAAAATTACATGGGACAAATAAAAATATTCGGAATAAAAGAAGAACTGCATCCGATCAGAGAAAAACTATCTGCCACTTTACACGAATGTGTAATGGAAGCATTTCAGTATCCGAAAGATAAAAAGGCGCACCGTTTTATTTACATCGATGACGATAGCTATTTTTATTTCGAAACACGCACACGCAAACATACGATCATAGAAATCAATTTGTTTGAAGGGCGCTCTATTGAAGCAAAGAAAAAACTGTATCAGCTTTTATTTTCAAGATTTGATGCAGAATTAGGTATTTCAAACATGGATCTGGAAATTACGTTGTTTGAATCACCCAAACATAACTGGGGTATTCGTGGGAAAAGCGGAGATGAACTGGACCTGAATTATAAGGTTGACGTATAATCAGCTACAAAATAGTATCTGACCCACAGACGTTACCGCAATTCAGAGAAGTATTGAGAAAGCAGAAGGCAACGACGTTCACAGCGTTATCTGGAAATAAAAAACGCATCAATATTTCAATCTTGTAAAAAGTTTTTTCCACAAGGAATTATTTAATTACAGCCTTTGTTATCTTTACTTAAGGAGATTAACATTTTAAATATATGGCAGAATTAAGCGTTTCAGAAAAAGAACACGTTCAACTGGAATTGGATAAGTTGAATGAAGCGGTTGCACGCACAACTGATTTTAGCGAGAAATTAGAACTAAAAGATAAAATTCACAATATGACTATGATCCTGAATGGTGTTAAACCATATGGCTCAATAAATTATTTCTGTGAAGGCTGCGGTTCATAACTATATATCGCGATAAATAAAAAAAGCGTGATACTACTTGGTATCACGCTTTTTTTATTCCCTTGCTGTTTCATCCTTAAATCGTAAAGTGATCTACCGGATGAACAATGCGATGCGTTGCTTTTGATCCTGACTGATGTTTGTAATTGGGTTCACTTGCTGCTGTTGATGCATATGAGATTGCAGCTAAAAAAATTAGCAAGGCCATTGTAAATACTACTTTTTTCATTGCTGTAATTGTTAAGGTTAAGTGATATTTTTATAAAATGCTTATTTTCAGTGTCATTTAATGATTCAAATATACAGCTGGATTCTGTAGCGTATTTGTGCTAATTCTGAAGAATTTATGAAGAGATTTTGAAGCAAATATAAAGTTTTGTATTTTATCCGGATGATTCCTGCACTTATCTTAGTTTGCGGATTACCCGGATCGGGTAAAAGCTTTTTTGCACATCACCTGAGCAAAAAAACAGCAGTGCTGTATCTAAACAGCGACCTGTTACGCAAGGAATTGTTCCCCGACAAACGCAGCTATTCTGAACCGGAAAAACAATTTGTTTACGATACCCTGTTAGCACGTACACAGTCGGCCTTATTTGATCATAAACCTGTACTTGTTGATGCGACCTTTTATAAACA
It encodes the following:
- a CDS encoding OsmC family protein, which produces MIRKANAVWQGTGKEGSGTLTSPSTVLNNTPYSFKTRFENEDGKAGTNPEELIAAAHAGCFTMALSFQLSGANFTPTKLATEASITMVQENGGFKFKSIHLHLEATVPNISEEQFKELADIAKKNCPVSQALSAVEITLSSNLVK
- a CDS encoding porin family protein — protein: MKYLFFFSLNIFLFTHAFSQDYKFEAGIQGGPNLSYFSYKNSFIQNARKPTDIQFSAGLFFQYNLSENFSLRIDPTFDRKGYQYKDITFTDNSGNILGTGKLYGHLDYITIPVLFKASVGNKVKYFVNAGPSIGLLLSETFIYDNPYGNGNQKTHNTNQYKKADAGITAGLGIAIPLGNAIALSFEVRNNVGLTNINKNSNANSAIHANTTSMLVGVAYKFGSN
- a CDS encoding serine protease, giving the protein MTFFGSDATDGLDADFDGDLESGDSTFQLFSFRNLINFLLGFSWTGISFYNSINPMLLIFLSIAIGSLFVYMFFAIIRELQKLAEDNSFDYVETINKSADVYLTIPANKTGKGKILVSIRGSMRELDAMTENENRIPSGAVVKIVRILNENILLVETL
- a CDS encoding flotillin family protein; protein product: MTQFIIIVVVAVVVGFVLISSLLSRYKRCPSDKILVIYGRTGGSSAKCVHGGGAFIWPVIQDYAFLDLKPLSIEANLTNALSRQNIRVDVPCRFTIAISTEADTMNTAAERLLGLSHENIQELAKDILFGQLRLVIATMTIEEINSDRDKFLENISKNVDSELKKIGLKLINVNVTDIKDESGYIAALGKEAAAKAINEAKVSVAEQEKIGETGKALADREKDTQIAETHRDRDVKIAITQKDREISIASAEKDEAIGKAEAQRDTRVKTSEANAIAIKGENEAKISIANSEALRREKEAESLRIAITAEKVQQAKALEEAYVAEQRAELARSERERSTQIANIVIPAEIAKQRAIIEAQAEAERIRENAKGEADAIYAKMEAEAKGLYEILTKQAQGYKDVVAAAGGDPTKAFQLLLIEKLPELVKTQVEAVKNIKIDKITVWDSGNGNSDNGNSSTANFVSGMMKTVPPLNDLFNMAGLNLPTYLKGEDTPKDITPLEPGDGAKK
- a CDS encoding MBL fold metallo-hydrolase encodes the protein MTAKHSEPVGFTSNPDLATIPLPFEWKGTPLDAKGRFLNHEFTFINSLKALWKWQTMINPQKEEKKKDTWRLACKTDSDFLTSESDCIVWLGHASFFIRLAGITLLIDPVLFDVSLIKRKCAFPVDPNTLKNIDYILVSHDHRDHCDKKSLELLAKNNPTATYLTGLKVDAVIKKITGSTCIQAAGWYQQYNIVPEIKITYVPSRHWGRRYLTDTNVRLWGGYVIEAAGKTIYFGGDSGYGSHFADIGKIFPFIDYAMIGIGAYKPEFFMAQSHLSPIDGIKAFEDTKAKYLIPMHYGTFDLADEPLSDPIQVLKKAQQQKQLSGEILYLCVGEIRSLESSHHTK
- a CDS encoding Crp/Fnr family transcriptional regulator translates to MKQELALFIKKIIDLPAAEEKKLLAITRVYKVPKGDFYIQIGQIPKKFAFVAKGLFRYVYIDSKGNEFTKNFVPENNFALAYSSMIRHEVSKMAIEALEDSIICEIDYTDWLTLKKGNACWNIFLITILENAFTIKENRERDLLLLDAEQRYETFRQEFPALETRVKQHLIASYLGISPVSLSRIRKKRT
- a CDS encoding SDR family oxidoreductase, producing the protein MLTGNTIVITGGSSGVGLELARQLIAQKNTVIICGRSAQKLADAANQTPWLVTYTCNIADSISCQHFYNWIKNNYPACNILINNAAIAYTTDFLKDEQAIDKANEEFQTNVLAPIRLTKLFSPLLLQNEHPALINISTGLIYAPKAGYPFYTATKAALHIFTQTLRMQTAASPLKIIEALLPVVDTPWHKGRVPKSAISATQAAAKILSGIDKGQNEIRVSKVALLYWVARISPKWAITIINRL
- a CDS encoding Crp/Fnr family transcriptional regulator gives rise to the protein MSASIDPLKKLVTSIHPFTDTEWEQFASLWKPFEARRKEQLTIPGQTEKYLYFVTEGVQRVFYFDDENREATLVFTYAPSFGGVLDSMIHETPSKYYYETLTPSAFLRAPFAEIETLSKEIRGIELLLRKGVVQALAGVLERLVEVQSFSSEERFKKLLQRSPHILQLVPHKYLANYLGIDPTNFSKLINKVKI
- a CDS encoding DUF4345 domain-containing protein: MKTTILLPLASKGFILFSALSLLTLSILAFNDPQAVMDLVQVNLPNTDAYSSIRGVYGGVGLTICISLLYLLRRDVQLGLAFLSLLWGLYALSRIITIQIEGSLGNFGSQWLVIESVLFVIGFTLYLLNKIHTRNA
- a CDS encoding DinB family protein: MKPIHSVILIQNLQARIETCAEMAVNVFQNLNTASLLCPSNTGGWSIVQCLDHLNSYGDYYLPHIQKAFDTHMPGKPAEDVKSSWLGNYFTQLMLPDSGKKYKAFKKHIPKPRLDSAAVVATFIEQQEILLTYLEKAKKYDMNTIRISISIAPFIKLKLGDVFQFLVAHTERHVQQAQRNVPIYE
- a CDS encoding tautomerase family protein; the protein is MGQIKIFGIKEELHPIREKLSATLHECVMEAFQYPKDKKAHRFIYIDDDSYFYFETRTRKHTIIEINLFEGRSIEAKKKLYQLLFSRFDAELGISNMDLEITLFESPKHNWGIRGKSGDELDLNYKVDV